Proteins encoded by one window of Salvia splendens isolate huo1 chromosome 7, SspV2, whole genome shotgun sequence:
- the LOC121810914 gene encoding uncharacterized protein LOC121810914 isoform X1: MGSREESEVDDEFNEIYKAYTGPVVSNIPNEPEKTSKRSHAGSDKEEQTPDPNAVPTDFTSREAKVWEAKSKATERNWKKRKEEEMICKLCGESGHFTQGCPSTLGANRKSQDFFERVPARDPHVKALFSEDVVNKIEKDIGCTIKINEKFIIVSGKDRLILKKGVDAVHKIREEGDNKGVHKYVEEGERKGSSSSPISQSRSYERRSPVISRLGRSGSQKSNSSPHRAAHISHRYGRQEKSVENRVQEDLRKLSSVSPHARAYGIDGGRGQSSHSKSPVRPSYAANSFNSYEGHSQNRSSFRADGWSADRGGSAMQPESKFECPSFLQTLEDLELQYKREAMELAKLRDKEEDDENFKHREAVTEMRENFMRKVATLKSEHVNMWEEFLQLHEQRRQQACQHIPESGFAGYKQPTYPDFDGSENLYHSGPGSMHSRGRFPNAMECYPSNRSHDNYDDFQRRRRGDFAYNRY; this comes from the exons ATGGGAAGCAGAGAAGAGTCGGAGGTTGATGAcgaatttaatgaaatttacaAGGCATACACTGGCCCCGTGGTTTCTAATATACCAAATGAACCAGAAAAAACAAGCAAAAGGTCACATGCAGGTTCTGACAAAGAGGAGCAAACTCCTGATCCTAATGCTGTCCCAACAGATTTTACTAGCCGCGAAGCAAAAGTTTGGGAAGCCAAATCTAAGGCTACAGAGAGGAATTGGAAGAagaggaaagaagaagaaatgattTGCAAACTATGTGGTGAATCTGGTCACTTTACTCAG GGTTGCCCGTCTACTCTTGGAGCTAATCGCAAGTCGCAAGACTTCTTTGAAAGGGTACCTGCAAGAGATCCTCACGTGAAGGCTTTGTTCTCGGAAGATGTAGTAAACAAAATTGAGAAAGATATTGGATGCACAATAAAAATCAACGAGAAATTCATAATTGTCAGTGGCAAGGACAGGTTGATCTTGAAGAAAGGTGTTGATGCTGTTCATAAGATTAGAGAAGAGGGTGATAATAAGGGTGTTCATAAATATGTTGAGGAGGGCGAGCGCAAAGGTTCGTCGAGCTCCCCAATTTCACAGTCCAGATCATATGAACGTAGAAGTCCTGTTATCTCTCGACTAGGACGATCTGGATCCCAAAAGTCCAATTCCAGCCCCCACCGTGCTGCACATATTTCTCATAGGTATGGCAGACAAGAGAAAAGTGTGGAAAATCGTGTGCAAGAAGATCTTCGAAAACTCTCAAGTGTCTCTCCCCATG CAAGAG CTTATGGTATTGATGGAGGTAGAGGTCAGTCAAGCCATTCCAAGTCTCCAGTCCGTCCTTCTTACGCAGCAAACTCCTTTAACTCATATGAAGGCCATTCTCAGAATAGAAGCAGCTTCAGGGCAGATGGATGGAGTGCTGACAGAGGTGGATCTGCTATGCAGCCGGAAAGTAAGTTTGAATGCCCTTCCTTTCTCCAGACACTGGAGGATTTGGAGTTGCAGTATAAAAGGGAGGCTATGGAACTTGCTAAACTTCGGGacaaagaagaagatgatgaaaaTTTTAAGCATCGTGAG GCTGTTACAGAGATGAGGGAGAATTTCATGAGAAAAGTAGCTACACTAAAGAGTGAACATGTGAATATGTGGGAAGAGTTTCTTCAGTTACATGAACAGAGGAGGCAACAAGCATGTCAACACATTCCTGAATCTGGTTTTGCTGGTTATAAGCAACCGACTTACCCAGACTTTGACGGTTCCGAAAATCTTTATCACTCTGGACCTGGTAGTATGCACTCAAGGGGCAGGTTTCCAAATGCTATGGAGTGTTATCCTTCTAATAGGTCACATGACAATTATGACGATTTCCAGCGTCGCAGGCGTGGTGACTTTGCTTATAATCGATACTGA
- the LOC121810914 gene encoding uncharacterized protein LOC121810914 isoform X2: MGSREESEVDDEFNEIYKAYTGPVVSNIPNEPEKTSKRSHAGSDKEEQTPDPNAVPTDFTSREAKVWEAKSKATERNWKKRKEEEMICKLCGESGHFTQGCPSTLGANRKSQDFFERVPARDPHVKALFSEDVVNKIEKDIGCTIKINEKFIIVSGKDRLILKKGVDAVHKIREEGDNKGVHKYVEEGERKGSSSSPISQSRSYERRSPVISRLGRSGSQKSNSSPHRAAHISHRYGRQEKSVENRVQEDLRKLSSVSPHAYGIDGGRGQSSHSKSPVRPSYAANSFNSYEGHSQNRSSFRADGWSADRGGSAMQPESKFECPSFLQTLEDLELQYKREAMELAKLRDKEEDDENFKHREAVTEMRENFMRKVATLKSEHVNMWEEFLQLHEQRRQQACQHIPESGFAGYKQPTYPDFDGSENLYHSGPGSMHSRGRFPNAMECYPSNRSHDNYDDFQRRRRGDFAYNRY; encoded by the exons ATGGGAAGCAGAGAAGAGTCGGAGGTTGATGAcgaatttaatgaaatttacaAGGCATACACTGGCCCCGTGGTTTCTAATATACCAAATGAACCAGAAAAAACAAGCAAAAGGTCACATGCAGGTTCTGACAAAGAGGAGCAAACTCCTGATCCTAATGCTGTCCCAACAGATTTTACTAGCCGCGAAGCAAAAGTTTGGGAAGCCAAATCTAAGGCTACAGAGAGGAATTGGAAGAagaggaaagaagaagaaatgattTGCAAACTATGTGGTGAATCTGGTCACTTTACTCAG GGTTGCCCGTCTACTCTTGGAGCTAATCGCAAGTCGCAAGACTTCTTTGAAAGGGTACCTGCAAGAGATCCTCACGTGAAGGCTTTGTTCTCGGAAGATGTAGTAAACAAAATTGAGAAAGATATTGGATGCACAATAAAAATCAACGAGAAATTCATAATTGTCAGTGGCAAGGACAGGTTGATCTTGAAGAAAGGTGTTGATGCTGTTCATAAGATTAGAGAAGAGGGTGATAATAAGGGTGTTCATAAATATGTTGAGGAGGGCGAGCGCAAAGGTTCGTCGAGCTCCCCAATTTCACAGTCCAGATCATATGAACGTAGAAGTCCTGTTATCTCTCGACTAGGACGATCTGGATCCCAAAAGTCCAATTCCAGCCCCCACCGTGCTGCACATATTTCTCATAGGTATGGCAGACAAGAGAAAAGTGTGGAAAATCGTGTGCAAGAAGATCTTCGAAAACTCTCAAGTGTCTCTCCCCATG CTTATGGTATTGATGGAGGTAGAGGTCAGTCAAGCCATTCCAAGTCTCCAGTCCGTCCTTCTTACGCAGCAAACTCCTTTAACTCATATGAAGGCCATTCTCAGAATAGAAGCAGCTTCAGGGCAGATGGATGGAGTGCTGACAGAGGTGGATCTGCTATGCAGCCGGAAAGTAAGTTTGAATGCCCTTCCTTTCTCCAGACACTGGAGGATTTGGAGTTGCAGTATAAAAGGGAGGCTATGGAACTTGCTAAACTTCGGGacaaagaagaagatgatgaaaaTTTTAAGCATCGTGAG GCTGTTACAGAGATGAGGGAGAATTTCATGAGAAAAGTAGCTACACTAAAGAGTGAACATGTGAATATGTGGGAAGAGTTTCTTCAGTTACATGAACAGAGGAGGCAACAAGCATGTCAACACATTCCTGAATCTGGTTTTGCTGGTTATAAGCAACCGACTTACCCAGACTTTGACGGTTCCGAAAATCTTTATCACTCTGGACCTGGTAGTATGCACTCAAGGGGCAGGTTTCCAAATGCTATGGAGTGTTATCCTTCTAATAGGTCACATGACAATTATGACGATTTCCAGCGTCGCAGGCGTGGTGACTTTGCTTATAATCGATACTGA